In Hyperolius riggenbachi isolate aHypRig1 chromosome 10, aHypRig1.pri, whole genome shotgun sequence, a genomic segment contains:
- the LOC137535328 gene encoding large ribosomal subunit protein P2-like translates to MRYVAAYLLATLGGNGNPSEKDIKKILSSVGIDADDERMKKVVSEFGGKNVDDLISAGLSKLCSVPSGGAVSAAGSAPAPAAGGGAAPAAEKKEEVKEESEESDEDMGFGLFD, encoded by the coding sequence ATGCGTTACGTGGCCGCTTACCTGCTTGCCACCCTTGGTGGTAATGGCAACCCCTCAGAAAAAGACATCAAGAAAATTCTGTCCAGCGTAGGAATTGATGCCGATGATGAGCGCATGAAGAAGGTGGTGTCTGAATTTGGTGGAAAAAACGTAGACGACCTTATCAGTGCAGGTCTTTCCAAATTGTGCTCAGTACCATCTGGGGGTGCTGTGTCTGCTGCTGGTTCTGCACCAGCTCCAGCTGCAGGTGGTGGAGCTGCTCCAGCAGCTGAAAAGAAAGAGGAAGTTAAGGAGGAGTCTGAGGAATCCGATGAAGATATGGGATTTGGTCTCTTTGATTAA